One Montipora capricornis isolate CH-2021 unplaced genomic scaffold, ASM3666992v2 scaffold_434, whole genome shotgun sequence genomic window, CCTCCAAACGCTGTTTTTGAACCGTTTTGTACTCCACGATCGCTTTGGTTGATACTGTCAGTACTGACAGCAATGAAGTGATATTCTCAAATGGCGTTCGTTGGTGTTTCTAAATTAAAGCATGGTAtaatttttcacttcttttggaAAGCCACAAAATTCATTTACCTACACTCAAAACACATTCCGCACGGGATGTTGACTTTTCACCAGCAAAAGTTCACCTTTGTTAGATGCGCGTTTGCTGGTCAAAAGTCTTGGAATGTAGGGAGTATGAGCGGGAGAGGTACAGAGGTGTGTGAGGAACTGAGGAAGAGGATGGATGTGTGTTGTCTACAGGAAGTGAGGTGGAGAGTACAAGGAGCGCGGTTTATTGGTGTGAAGGGTAGGAGATATAAGTTGTGGTGGTCTGGGAATAGTGATGGTACTGGAGGTGTGAGAGTCTTGGTGAAGGAGGAGATGTGTGAGAAGGTTGTGGAGGTGCGAAGGAAGAGCGACAGAGTGATGACCGTAGAGATGGCACTTGCGGAAGAAGTGAGTGGGATCTGCACAACATGGGTGAGCTAGTATAGGGTATGGGTGACTTTAATGGACATGTTGGGAAACGGGTTGAGGGTTATGAGGGTGTGCACGGAGGAAATGGAATTGGAGAAAGAAATGTGGAAGGAAAGATGTTGTTAGAGTTTTGTGATGAAAAGGAGTTGTGTGTGGCAAACACATGGTTCAGAAAAGGggagaaaagaaaagtgacGAACAGCGCAGCGGAAAATGACTTTGTACTGGTGGGAAAGGGAAATAGAAAGTATCTGAGAGATGTGAAGGTCATCCATCCCAGGTGAGCTTCAGCACAGGTTGGTGGTCACGGATCTGGTTAAGAAGGAGGCAAAGAAGGTGGTGAGAAAGAAAGCGATTGAAAGAAGGAAGGTTTGGAAGCTGAAGGAAGAGTAGGAGAGCTGGTAAGCGCTGATGCACCAGACTTGTGGAAATCTTTTAAAGGGGGACTCCgacgaaaaaacacgattttttaaaaagtctcaaatcctcgagaaaacgccgccaaaatgttgcatacgcttttcacataatgaatttaacttactttcaccaacattttaatgttattacgtcgaaatacttgtttttcatagcatccgcCATTATTGCTATCTCGCCTGCATACTTATTCGAGAAAGCCTGGAGCAAGGCcttatgacgtcacttactcaacatattgctcgctgctacttgagtaaacaatggaaaacatgtcagaaagcgaagcttcgtctcttatcgatcatgatttatcgacttcggaattatcgtttgacttcaaaaaaatattctgagtcacttacctgtgattatgaagatttggactcgtggctactgaggaaaaagcagccgcatatcgacgagaaagagctcaagagaaagaacaagagaaaTGCTTCGAGATCGTTCGAATCAACTGATACTAGATGGTATGTTGGAGtcgtgattttgtctgtttactatatttcccttcatttgtaaaaattcaaaattctcgttattttttctaGGTGCAAATGTACGTGTTGCTCTTCGGACGCGGTAACAAAGGCAGAGGAATGCTTCTGCTGTAGCGAAATTGATCGGTGCCTGGGGAAGCTGGAAACAGTTACAGATGATAAAGTACTACCACCGATCGGCCTGGATTTCAATCTTGTTGTCTAGACGAGTGGGTTTGAGGAATAGCCGAAAGAACGAGCGATACACACATCAACGTATGATATACCCCATAAAGTCCCAAACAAGACGAATAAACTGTCGGTATGAAACTGATCGTAGAAATCTATTCAGGAGCAAGGAAAATTATTGCCATTGTCGTTCTTAATTGCTACGTtgtaaaaaacataaaaatatttcccgacaaggaaaattgaaaagtgcAATCCAAATTGAGCTTATTATACAGCGCTCTAATACCGATACTTCGCAGTTTGGCCTTGCTCATATACATTGATGTGTATCGCTCGTTCTTTCGGTTTCTTAATCCTATGGCGACTATTTTTAAAACCCACTCATCTAAACAACAAGATTGAAGCCCAGGCAGATCAGTGGTACTGTAGTTCTCCGTCATCTGCAACTTCTTCAGTTCCAGCTACTCCACTCACCGATCAATTTCGCTAGTAACAGCAGAAGCTTTTCTTACCCTTTCACTGGCCTTTGTTACTGTCTCCGAAGAAAAACACGTACATTTGCACCTAGAAAAAATAatgagaaatttgaatttttacaaatgaagggaaatatagtaaacagacaaaatcacgaCTCCAACATACCATCTAGTATCAGTTGAATGGAACGAGGATGTGAAGGAAGCAATAGCGAGAAAGAAGGATGAGCATAAGTAGATGCGTAAAAGTGGGAATGAGGCGAACAAGGCCAGATACAAGAACATTAAGAATCGGGCAAAGAAGGTGGTTGCAAAAGCAACGAAGGAGGCAGCTGAACAGGAGCTGAGATGGCTGAGTGAGCACCCAAACAAGGTGTTTAAGCTTGTGAAGTGAATGAAAAAGAATGGGAAAGATGTTGAGGGAGGAAGATCGCACAAAAACCTATTGCACAGAAACAGCCTATCGCACAGCCTAtcgcacaaaaacaacaatcctACATAAAGGATACAACTGATTTCATCAGTTTTATAGAAAACACAAAGATAGGCCAAGACACGATTGGACGTTTCTAGcttatacacaaatataccacAAGAGGAGGGAATAGAAATAGTATGCAATGCACATGAGACGTTCCACAACAATGATCCTCCGATCCCCACACACTATTTAAGGGAAATGCTTGGTGTAATCCTAACAGAGAACTCATTTGAGTTCAATGGAAAAAATTATCTCCCAACACATGGTGTCGCAATGGGCACAAAAACAGCAGTGTCTTTTGCAAACATATTCATGGCGGAGATAGAAACAAATTtaatgcaacaaaacaataccaaGCCAAGAGAATAGAAACGTTACATTGATGACGTTTTCTCCCTTTGGGACTGTAATAGGAATGAAGTGGAACGTTTCATTGAACAGGCTAACACATTCCACCcaacaataaaattcacggCCGAAATATCAGAGAACGAAATTATTTTCCTGGATACAGTGGTATTCAAAGGAGAGAGATTCATAAAAGaatccatcctagacatcaaaaCTCACTACAAGCCGACGGAAACCTTTCAATATACCCATTTTACCTCGTGCCACCCTCCGGGGGTAAAAACAGGCTTTATCAAAGGCGAAGCAATAAGACtgcttagaacaaactcttcaaaaacaaaatttgaagagtGCCTCACAAACTTTAAACGACGCCTCGAAGCACGCGGGTATCCAAAAAAACTATATAGAAAGTTTCCTGTCAGAGGTCACCTTTGACTCAAGACAATCGGCTCTTAATCcgcaaaaacataaaactgcagagagaatattgccttttgtcactacATACCACCCTGCGGTAAAGAACCTTAAACAAATCGTGATGGAAAACTGGAGTTTCATAGAAAACCAGCCtctgctgaaaacaatttttacaaatcCTCCGAACATATCTTACAAAAGACGTAAATCTCTAAAAGACATGCTTGTAAGAGCAAAActattaataggtccgcaaattaccgacgacactacattgcatagccataataccgtaattacaattccagaaaatcttccgcttactgactcagagaaatctgttctcagtaagggcctaaattttgtccctattaccaaacgcaccaacgaattttctattaagcaagatgtcgaaaaattccttcgcggcgttcagttaaaagccttttttcacgacaaagaggatgattccgacacttctaataaagatatttttgaaacacttctagttcgcaaatccaaatggactcccccagagggacaatttgcctctttagattttttcaccaaaaaatgccgtcacgacattcacaaacttaaattcaatcgcaacactaaattttccaacctttcctcggaagagtgggcggcgcttaaaaatcttagtaaacgcaacgacatagttgtcaaatcggccgacaaaggcggcgcggtagttgtttggcggtccgacctctaaaaaaagaagctttgcggcaactttcggatacctcgttttatgccaaaatccccaagatctcacttccaaaaatcaaaaacttgtcaaagacaccattcaaaatcttatagttaatcaagaattaccggacactgccactaatctcatcatcaacacccctagaacttcgtgcatttacttcttgcctaaaattcacaaacccaacaacccaggtcgccctatcgtttctgcctgtagttgccccaccgaactcatttctagctacttagacaggattatgacgcctatcgtcaaatctttgccatcatacattaaagacagtacacacgcactacaaattttccgcgatttcaatttctccggccaagacaaacttattttcaccatggacattacatctctatacacagtcattcctaatagcgaaggtcttcaggCACTTAAACACTTTCTCGATCAAcacactgtcaaagaacctagctcggaaacgctcctccgccttgccgaactagttttaaggcttaactgtttttcattcgccggcaactattacaaacaaattaatggtgtagcgatgggcacaagaatgggacctagctatgccaatctttttgtaggatatgttgaacaccaattttttaatcagtacaacggccccaaacctgaactctacggccgttacatcgacgactgcatcggcgctatttcatccagcagagaagaactcgatcaatttataacctccgtcaactcttttcatccggctcttaaatatacttgggaaatttcggaaacttcattggctttcctagatatcaaagtttctattagaggcaacgtgctatgtactagtgtgcactacaaacctactgattcacacagttatttgttgtattcatcgtcacatccatcacatgtcaagaactccatcccttattctcaatttcttagactttgacgtctatgtagtgatgactccgatttttccagcaaatcagaggagatgtgccagttcttcgaaaaacgtggcccAACAAtgtgatcgacagtcatcactacaaacgtcacaaaaagataagaatgagagaattccattcaccctcactttccatcctcataatcacgcagtcaaaagcatcattcttagtaattttaaattactccaaaatgatcccgagactggtagaatcttttcgcaacctccacttatttcattcaaacgcgacaaaaacgtaggcaactttttagttagaagcgcgctcaaaactaacgagcaacccggcactttcaaatgcgcgtgctcacgatgcaaaacttgtcttttcattgttaacactagcaagatatcgggacctaagcgatctgttaagatcaccgatcgtttcacatgtacctccgcaaatgtcatttattgcataacctgcacgttatgcaataaattatacattggtgagacaggtagacgactaggtgaccgattccgcgaacaccttcgcgatgttgagaagaatgacaaggatgcatccaagccagtcgctcgccattttaatctgcctaaccactccaaaaaacacattgctatctgcggcctttccctacatctaggtacgacggaaagccgcaaaaatctggaacaaaaattcatctttcaaatcggcacccttaatcctcacggtattaacaaacgcttttcatttaactaatatattcctatttttcacgttgccatgttaccaccaatagcgtagctcctactctactataaaaactacacgtaacccataatccctcgatttgctctgacgaagggctaacgctcgaaacgtcagcttttataatctctgaacggtggccaatttacgttatcaactccgttgataaaaccaaatttttgtatactacttccccaccgacgcagcaccacagtttctttagaaactaacccttCATCTATAACTTGAAGGCTCTGATAATGCGACgcaaccacaaaaaccacattgggagtccgtgtaggcctgtctttgctttttctttcaaggAAGATGCATGAGAGGAAGCAACGGTAGGTTGAGTTTCAGTAACAAAGATAGAGGGAAAGTCTGGAAAGAGCACATGGAAAGAATTATGAATGAAGAGAATGAGTGGGATCAGAATGTGGAAGGGCCAGTTGAGAGGGTTAGTCGGAAAGAAGTGGTGAAGGCGATGGGGGAAATGAAAGCAGGAAAGGCTGCTGGACCCTCGGGGGTAAGCCTTGAAATGATAGTGGCGAATGGGGAGATCGGGATTGGTGTGATGGTAGAGCTGTGTCAGGGTGTGTTGGATGGAAGAGGAATGCTGGATGAGTGGGCGCTGAGTGTTGTGGTAACAATTTTCAAGGGGAAAGGGGATGCAATGAGTTGTGGGGCATAAAGGGGGGTGAAGTTGCTGGAGCATGCAATGAAGATTGTAGAAAAGGTGCTAGATAGGAGATTGCAGTGTATGGTGAAAGTGGACGAGATGCAATTCGGTTTTATGCCAGGCAAAGGAATGATAGATGCAGTGTTCATTTTGAGGAGGTTACAATAGGAGTACTTAGACAAGGAGAAGAAGTTGTATATGTGCTTCGTTGACGTGGAGAAGGCATTTGACAGGGTCCCAAGAAAGGTATTGTAGTGGGCAATGAGGAAGAGAGGTATACCAGAGGCAATGGTGAGAGAGCAGTGATGACTTTGTATGAAGGTGCAAAGACAAGAGTCAGAGTTGGGCTAGAGTTGTCCAAGGAATTTCATGTGAAAGTTGGTGTGCACCAGGGTTCCGTGTTGTCACCATTGGTGAGAAATGGTTTGATGAGTGAGatgttgtatgcagatgacttGGTTTTGATGAGTGAGACGATGGAGGGACTGAGGAAGAAGTTGTGGAAATGGTAGGAGGCATTCGAGAGCGAGGTTTAGGTGAAGGTGAACCTCGGGAAGACAAAAGTGGTAGTGAGTGGGgtagaaggtgaagtgtctgtgAGTAAGGTAGATCCATGTGGTATTTGTGTGAAGCGagtaatggcaaattcagtgttgtgtGTGACGTGGGAAATGGATCCATGGAAGATGTGCAAAAGTAAACAGGGTGACCTCGAAGTTGGGGAGACATTCGTGTGTGGAAGATGCAAGAAGCAAGGTGATGGATTAGTGGAACCGGTGGTGAAGTTGTGAAGTTTAGAGGTGGAAATGGTgagaggtttctgttatttgggggatagggtgaatgcaagtggtggctgcgaggcagctgtgacagcaagagcaagaattggctgCGTGAagttcagggatcaaaattggattgatgatgattgATGATGTAAGATATCAGTTTAAGAGGTAAAACTGTtataaaaaaagttatttatattCCTTTTGCTCACATTGGAATTAATCTGGGGCACCTAATCGATTAGCTTACCAATTATTTCGGTAACTTAAAGTCTACACTcactaaaaaataatatttggTACCTTATTGCTCTTTCTACTCCCTAATAATCTCCCCCCTTTTATTGTTATGTAAGAATTGCAAACTATTGTGATTTTTCTCTATTCTGCAATGTGTATTGTATCCACGATTTTGTTGTAACACTACTGTATAATGTATAATTATCCTAACTTTTATGTGCACAATTTATTCAGTGTTCATTAAAGAAAAATTCACTTGACTTGGGTTCTTCACCGAAAAAGTACTATTATCTTGCAATGAAGTACAACATAGATAATAATTTAATTACCTAATTCTGCATGAGTGGAAAACATATTTACTTTTCCAACCTGGATGCCGACAAGGCAATGGGTCTTTTGTGCTTTTATCAAGTTCATCGGTCTGGTGTAACAACTGTGTAACTTCGGCTTGAAGTACAAATTTCTCCACATGTTGTTTGCAGAGGTCTATCAACAAATTCAGTCTAGTAACCTTCCTTACTTGCATACTTGGGAAAACTAAATTTGAAGGACAATCTATGACACAAAAACCAAGCTAAATCAGAAAAGCTAAAGTGAAATAATGATATTATGATTTTGATTATGTATCTTACCAAAGGGGCAAGACAACCGCACCATCACATTCGCCTTACTAAGAAGGTGTAATGTTTACGTAATTTCCGGTGTTATGGGGAACAGGGGGTCGTTTTCCTCGAGGTTTTAGTGGTTTTCTGTTCGCGATACGCACTAGCCTTTCTTAcacaaagagagaaagaaagaccTATTTCTATTGAAGGATCGGAGAAAGAGGTATGAGATAGTTTTGCATAATTTAGTGTTATGTCCCTTAGTTAAGTGTTTTTTGATTAGCGATTTCTTTTAGCTTCTACAAGTAATACTAGTAATTTAAAATAACATTGCGTATGCCACGTGTAGCATGAGTTTAAATCGTGTATTGATTAGCGTTTGTACCGAATTGCATTTTCATAGATTTTTGTACTAATTACCGTTTCAGTTTTTACGTGATTCCAAGCCTCTAATAAACAAGTCAATATAAAGAATGAGGAGATTGGTTTGGTCTTATAGTAATGGCTTTCTCCGCCTGATCGCGTAAATCTGCATGAATCAACTGCACCCGCTACAGGAGGTGAAACACGACATTGCCGTCTGGCTAACATTTCTAGAGCAGTTTAATGGGAGAACCTTTTTCTTACATGAGAAATGGGAAACTTCGTCCTCTCTCCAGTTGTACACAGATGCAGCTGGATCCAAGGGATATGGTGCTATCTTTCATAAGCATTGGTTTTGCAGCACGTGGTCGGATTCGTGGACATCCTTAAATATTGCATTTTTAGAGCTGTTTCCAATCGTTATAGCGCGGCACATCTGGGGGCCTTGTATGGCCAACAGGTGTGTGGCATTCTACACTGATAACACTGCCATTGTTGATATCATCAACCAGCAGACGTCAAAACATCAATTAGTCATGATTTTAGTGCGCAATTTGGTTTTAACTTCACTTAAATACAATATTTTATTGTGCGCACTGCATATTCCGGGCGTGCATAATTCTGGTGCCAACTACATTTCACGTTTTCCCGTAGAACAATTCAAGCAAATTTCGCCCGAAGCAGACGTTCTGCCAACACCAGTTCCCACGAACCTCCTGCCACAGAGTTGGTCCCTACACTAACGGACTTGTTAAATTCCGCCCTGTCATCAGGTTCTCGTAAGCGTTATCAGCAAGCGTGGGCTGTTTTCAATGATTTTTATCAACAATTTTATCATTCTGTTTCTCCTGCTTTACCGCTAACTACACCTCTGTTAGCCCCTTTTTGTTTCTTATCTTCACGCTCAAAAGCTAGCTCTGTCAACCATTGTTGAAAGTTGAAGTTGAAAGGTTTACATGATCCTACGAGGGCTTTTATCATTGACAAGTTGTTGACGGCCCTCAGTTGTCAAAGCTCAATCAAGTCCTGTTCTTCAAGCGCTCGTAGCTTTACTTAACCACAACAACTCTTCGGCCTTTCACCGTACTTTTTTTCTATTATGTTTTTAATAgcattttacagcttttttcGGATTGGTGAGCTGGCGGCCAAGAACGCGAATTCTGGTGGTTCGGTAGTTCAATTCAGTGACATGCGCTTTCTCACGCACGATGGAAACATTCACATGCTTTAAATAACTATCACAAACTTTAAACCCAACATAGCCAAACGCCCATTTGTTATCCTAATTGAGCGAGAAGACTCTGCTGTGTTGCCCAGTGCAAGCGATGTTGGATTATTACAAACTCAGGGGCAGCCAAGCAGGCCCTCCTTTTTGTCATAGCGACACAACCCCAATAACAGTGGGTCAGTTCAATACCGAACTCCATCATTGCTTGTCTTTTTGCGGGCTTGACACAAGCAGGTACAAAGGTCATAGCTTTCGTATAGGAGCTGCCTGTCACGCAGCCGTGAAAGGATTCTGCGATGCTGTTAAACTTTACATTAGGCCCGACACGTGACATGCtaattgacttgacttgatttgctcCTCATGTCTCTAGTCAAGTTAACGAAGAAGGTCAGATATTGCACTGCTTCTTCGTTGACTGATAATTTGTACTCATTGCTCGCTTAGTGACGATAGCAATTTATTCCTGAAACTAAGGCGTTCGAGAGGGCCAGTTGGCGGACTGCCGTGATCTTTATCTCCCGCCTCTACTCTTTAGGTCTATAACTGTATTTTCGATAGATTTAAAATCCTCTATACACCCTAGGATATAACGATTGTACTAGGCCTCTTACCGTCTTTTTATTCTGTTTGTGTCTGTGCTGTTAGACATTCTAGACAGAGTAATACAGGAGGTCAGACATGGGGCTGCTTCTCCATTACCTTTGTCTTTATCTAGACATTGTTTATCGTTATCTCTAGTTGCACAGTCATTTAAATAAGCGTGTAACACTTGCTTAGTCGGGACAAAAATATGGAAAGAGAGAAAACACTAGCATTGCTAGTTTCAGTTACAATTTTAGGATCACAAAACGGTGTAatctgaaaatatttttttttgctttcgtgAAATTGAAATGTGATCACTTACGGAAGCATGATTTTAAATGACGCTTTGTTGTCGAAAATTGTCGCCTTTAATTCTAAAGTGTGTGACTTGTGAATACCCATCACTTCCCCTACATGGCATACCAAGATCTGCGACGTTTGGAAGCTGTATGCAGCGATTTTCAAC contains:
- the LOC138035828 gene encoding uncharacterized protein — encoded protein: MLTFHQQKFTFVRCAFAGQKSWNVGSMSGRGTEVCEELRKRMDVCCLQEVRWRVQGARFIGVKGRRYKLWWSGNSDGTGGVRVLVKEEMCEKVVEVRRKSDRVMTVEMALAEEVSGICTTWVS